A portion of the Bulleidia sp. zg-1006 genome contains these proteins:
- a CDS encoding ABC transporter permease — protein sequence MQEKQSIFSKVYLWLVLAFFYAPILYVLIFSFNSSKSLSKFEGFSMKWYAKMFANRTIMEAIWYTVIIALLATLISTIVGTITAIGLSKSNRVLKEMVSQVNNLPMLNPEIVTAIGLMLFFTSLNIATGFMTMLLAHIAFCIPYVILSIMPRLRRLDPNLADAALDLGCTPNQAMWKVIIPQIKGGIIAGALVAFSMSFDDFVISLFTTGPGVSNISIYVYSNVKRVNPTINALSSLIVYVMTIILILINVVPMVQKYRREKKNEKNSEVY from the coding sequence ATGCAAGAGAAACAATCTATTTTTTCAAAGGTTTATCTATGGTTGGTGCTTGCCTTCTTCTATGCGCCAATTCTATATGTGCTAATCTTTAGTTTTAACTCATCCAAATCTTTATCCAAGTTTGAAGGATTTTCAATGAAATGGTATGCCAAGATGTTTGCGAATCGAACGATTATGGAAGCCATTTGGTACACAGTGATTATTGCCTTATTAGCAACACTGATTTCAACCATCGTGGGAACAATTACGGCGATAGGTTTAAGTAAATCGAATCGGGTCTTAAAAGAAATGGTATCCCAAGTGAATAATTTACCGATGTTAAATCCGGAAATTGTAACGGCGATAGGGTTGATGTTATTTTTTACAAGTTTGAACATTGCTACTGGGTTTATGACGATGTTATTGGCACATATTGCCTTTTGTATACCATATGTGATTTTATCCATTATGCCACGTTTAAGAAGATTGGATCCAAACTTGGCTGATGCGGCTTTAGATCTTGGTTGCACACCAAACCAAGCCATGTGGAAAGTCATTATTCCACAAATTAAAGGAGGGATAATTGCTGGGGCTTTGGTTGCTTTTTCAATGTCTTTTGATGACTTTGTCATCTCCTTATTTACGACCGGTCCTGGTGTTTCCAATATTTCCATTTATGTGTATTCCAATGTAAAACGGGTGAATCCAACCATCAACGCTTTATCGAGTTTAATTGTCTATGTAATGACAATTATCTTAATTTTAATCAATGTAGTACCAATGGTACAAAAATATAGGAGAGAAAAGAAAAATGAAAAAAACAGTGAAGTTTATTAG
- a CDS encoding ABC transporter permease, producing the protein MKSFKRLVYPYVVWMTIMIVIPMLMIVFYAFTKKGNSVLTLQFTLNNFIRFFQDPIFPAVLWRSLKMAFITTVICIVTGYPTAYAMAKLKGNSQALILLLVTLPMWINMLVRTYAWRGILAILNLSPELRVYVGMVYNFLPFMILQIYTSLSKIDPSLLIAAHDLGANEAQTFRRVVLPLSLSGVISGITLVFLPAVSSFFIPKLLGGGQYVLIGNLIEDYFVSTGDWNFGSAISLIMAIVILISMFITRRLDRETKGE; encoded by the coding sequence ATGAAGAGTTTTAAACGTTTGGTGTATCCATATGTAGTATGGATGACCATTATGATTGTGATTCCAATGTTGATGATTGTGTTCTATGCGTTCACAAAAAAGGGCAACTCGGTTTTAACCTTGCAGTTTACCTTGAATAACTTCATTCGTTTTTTCCAAGATCCAATCTTCCCGGCGGTTTTATGGCGTAGTTTAAAGATGGCATTTATCACAACGGTGATTTGTATTGTGACGGGTTATCCAACGGCCTATGCGATGGCGAAGCTAAAAGGAAATTCACAAGCTTTGATTTTATTGTTAGTGACGTTGCCAATGTGGATTAATATGTTGGTGCGTACCTACGCATGGCGCGGCATTTTAGCCATATTGAATTTGAGTCCGGAACTAAGGGTGTATGTGGGCATGGTGTACAACTTCTTACCATTTATGATTCTACAAATTTACACTTCTTTATCGAAGATTGATCCAAGTTTGTTAATTGCCGCTCATGATTTAGGTGCTAATGAGGCTCAGACTTTCCGTCGTGTTGTCTTGCCTTTATCGCTTTCAGGAGTGATTTCGGGGATTACATTAGTTTTCTTACCGGCAGTCTCTAGTTTTTTTATTCCAAAGCTATTGGGTGGTGGACAGTATGTGCTAATTGGTAATTTGATTGAAGATTATTTTGTTAGTACAGGTGATTGGAACTTTGGCTCAGCGATTAGTTTAATCATGGCAATCGTGATTTTAATTTCGATGTTTATTACCCGTCGCTTAGATCGTGAAACAAAGGGGGAATAA